A part of Eubacterium sp. AB3007 genomic DNA contains:
- a CDS encoding MATE family efflux transporter, whose amino-acid sequence MEKEDKRIITMRDEVPHKAVLKMGLPLVAGMFIMVLYNLVDTFYIGMLPGDYQMAAVNLGYPVMMIMIAFGNMVGTGASSLIARSLGAGNTDKAEHTLLAGYQVTLVLSLLIAATGLGLLDSIVRMLGAAAETTAYTKAYVQALFLGDFFLIGNYSFGQLLRAEGSVKYSVIGMVLGTVANVVLDPLFIFGLHMGVRGAAIATVLGNALGVALFLVYYARRKTLLTFHRYHLRPDPAIIGEIFRVGLPASLETLLTSATFVVLNNLAVGYGELTVAAMGISQKIMSLGSYVYQGFAAGLQPLMGYNYGARNYPRMLRLLKANILVIGGIELCVMGIFGLGAPLLIGLFTQSTEVIAIGSKVLRINMWILPFVGAISSCRATFQSIGKPLYALGITICRQLVLFIPLLLLFNRLWGFLGLLCAQPVTECVMMLAATWLLRRYIRALY is encoded by the coding sequence ATGGAAAAAGAAGACAAGCGAATCATCACCATGCGTGACGAAGTCCCCCACAAGGCGGTCCTGAAGATGGGCCTGCCGCTGGTAGCGGGCATGTTCATCATGGTGCTTTACAATTTGGTAGATACCTTCTATATCGGCATGCTGCCGGGGGATTACCAGATGGCTGCCGTCAATCTGGGCTACCCGGTGATGATGATCATGATTGCCTTTGGCAACATGGTGGGCACCGGCGCCTCCTCCCTCATCGCCCGCAGCCTGGGCGCGGGTAACACAGACAAAGCCGAGCACACCCTGCTGGCCGGCTACCAGGTCACCCTGGTCCTCAGCCTTCTCATTGCCGCCACAGGACTGGGGCTGCTGGATTCCATCGTCCGCATGCTGGGGGCCGCCGCCGAAACGACAGCCTACACCAAGGCTTACGTACAGGCACTGTTTCTGGGAGATTTCTTCCTGATCGGCAACTACTCCTTCGGCCAGCTCCTGCGCGCAGAAGGATCCGTGAAATACTCCGTCATCGGCATGGTACTGGGCACCGTGGCCAACGTGGTGCTGGACCCGCTTTTCATCTTTGGACTGCATATGGGTGTACGGGGCGCTGCCATCGCCACCGTGCTGGGAAACGCGCTGGGCGTCGCCCTCTTCCTTGTCTACTATGCCAGAAGAAAGACCCTCCTGACTTTCCATCGCTACCACCTGCGACCAGACCCTGCCATCATCGGTGAGATCTTCCGGGTGGGTCTGCCCGCCTCTCTGGAGACGCTGCTGACCAGCGCCACCTTCGTGGTACTGAACAATCTGGCGGTAGGCTACGGCGAACTGACAGTAGCCGCCATGGGCATCTCCCAAAAAATCATGTCTCTGGGCAGCTACGTTTATCAAGGGTTCGCTGCCGGCCTGCAGCCTCTGATGGGATACAACTACGGTGCTCGCAACTACCCCCGCATGCTCCGGCTGCTAAAGGCCAACATTCTGGTCATCGGGGGCATAGAGCTTTGTGTCATGGGGATCTTTGGGCTCGGCGCACCGCTGCTCATCGGGCTGTTCACCCAGAGTACGGAGGTCATCGCCATTGGAAGCAAGGTGCTCCGCATCAACATGTGGATCCTGCCCTTTGTGGGGGCGATCTCCAGCTGCCGCGCCACCTTCCAGTCCATAGGGAAGCCGCTGTACGCCCTGGGGATCACCATTTGCCGCCAGCTTGTGCTGTTCATTCCCCTGCTTCTGCTGTTCAACCGGTTGTGGGGGTTTCTCGGACTGCTTTGTGCACAGCCTGTCACGGAGTGCGTGATGATGCTGGCCGCGACCTGGCTTCTTCGCCGCTACATCCGGGCGCTCTATTGA
- a CDS encoding pyridoxal phosphate-dependent aminotransferase → MKNKYIAKRYWKDKSTAMGQSDEMAKKFSDVIDLSLGDPDLITDSRIIEAAFRDAREGHTKYTDFRGDPELRAAISDYYREEFGMEVADEEIFVSTSACEGMYLVLEAILDDGDEVILQAPFFTPYPQQVELARGIPVELPTYEEEDFQISVERLEGLITERTKALIINSPSNPTGNCLTTETMEKIAAIAEKYDLLVIADDIYTAFSYQTEFVPFASLPGMRKRTIVLNSFSKNFTMTGWRVGNIIAPAEIIRVVQQINENVVFTAPSVSQRAALFALRNRKEIQPPMVEEYRKRMFYAAERVNQIPKLSVLYPPKGSFYLFINCKAAGLSSEDASALLLEKAHVLTLPGNAFGDCGEGFLRIACTVSVERLGEAFDRIAAVPELQ, encoded by the coding sequence ATGAAGAATAAGTACATCGCCAAGCGGTATTGGAAGGACAAGTCCACTGCTATGGGCCAGTCGGATGAGATGGCAAAGAAATTCAGCGATGTGATCGACCTGTCCCTGGGAGATCCGGATCTGATCACCGACAGCCGGATCATCGAGGCGGCGTTCCGGGACGCCAGGGAGGGACACACCAAGTACACCGATTTCCGGGGAGATCCGGAGCTGCGGGCAGCCATCTCAGATTACTATAGAGAAGAGTTCGGTATGGAGGTCGCAGATGAGGAGATCTTTGTGTCCACCTCCGCCTGCGAAGGAATGTATCTGGTGCTGGAAGCCATCCTGGACGATGGCGACGAGGTGATCCTGCAGGCACCGTTTTTCACACCGTATCCACAGCAGGTGGAGTTGGCCCGAGGCATCCCGGTGGAACTTCCCACCTATGAGGAAGAAGATTTCCAGATCAGTGTGGAGCGCCTGGAGGGGCTGATCACCGAGCGCACCAAGGCGCTTATCATCAACTCCCCAAGCAACCCAACAGGTAACTGTTTGACCACAGAGACCATGGAGAAGATTGCGGCAATTGCGGAGAAGTACGACCTGCTGGTCATTGCCGACGATATCTATACGGCATTCAGCTATCAGACGGAGTTCGTGCCCTTCGCGTCCCTGCCGGGGATGCGTAAGCGCACCATCGTCCTGAACTCCTTCTCCAAGAACTTCACCATGACAGGCTGGCGCGTAGGCAACATCATCGCACCGGCAGAGATCATCCGGGTGGTCCAGCAGATCAACGAGAACGTTGTGTTCACCGCGCCGTCAGTGTCCCAGCGGGCAGCACTGTTCGCCCTGCGGAACCGTAAGGAGATCCAGCCGCCCATGGTAGAGGAGTATCGGAAAAGGATGTTCTATGCCGCGGAGCGGGTCAACCAGATCCCAAAGCTCAGTGTGCTGTACCCGCCCAAGGGATCATTCTACCTGTTCATCAATTGCAAGGCCGCCGGCCTTTCCAGCGAGGATGCCAGCGCTCTGCTCCTGGAGAAGGCCCACGTGCTGACCCTGCCGGGCAACGCCTTTGGAGACTGCGGCGAAGGGTTCCTGCGGATCGCATGTACCGTCAGCGTAGAACGGCTGGGGGAGGCCTTCGACCGGATCGCCGCTGTGCCGGAATTGCAGTAA